From the genome of Drosophila melanogaster chromosome 2L, one region includes:
- the BuGZ gene encoding Bub3 interacting GLEBS and zinc finger domain protein, isoform A gives MGRKKKKASKPWCWYCNREFDDEKILVQHQKAKHFKCHICHKKLYTGPGLSIHCMQVHKETVDKVPNSLPNRSNIEVEIFGMDGIPAEDLRDHERQKNGGKSDSDDDEPVAKKKVEYAMSVPPPMMMPPNMMPPHMLGQYGMGMMQHMPPLPPYPVPMMPHMMPPRPLFPAAMATTSAAAAAAAAHHHHAAAMAQQKPTFPAYSNATISAPPTTNHAGGASSAPPSGPPDAQQHQQRPPAPPAASGTSAAAVTTKIMHPQEDLSLEELRARQPKIQARLAAALASLANPQSRKSPSNNGGPSTSIPTTPPPPSLAGISPTGSNSSSGMANSIVVSAAMSKAQEVSSYHSYRNHSQYK, from the exons ATGGGacgcaagaagaagaaggccTCCAAACCCTGGTGCTG GTACTGCAACCGTGAGTTCGATGACGAAAAGATCCTTGTGCAGCACCAGAAGGCCAAGCACTTCAAATGCCACATCTGCCACAAGAAGTTGTACACCGGACCCGGACTATCCATACACTGCATGCAGGTGCACAAGGAAACGGTGGACAAGGTCCCCAACTCGCTGCCCAATCGCTCAAATATTGAAGTCGAAATCTTTGGCATGGACGGCATTCCCGCCGAGGATCTCAGGGATCACGAACGTCAGAAGAATGGTGGCAAGTCTGATTCGGACGATGATGAACCGGTGGCCAAAAAGAAAGTAGAAT ATGCCATGAGTGTACCGCCGCCTATGATGATGCCCCCGAACATGATGCCACCGCACATGCTGGGGCAGTACGGCATGGGCATGATGCAGCACATGCCGCCACTGCCTCCGTATCCAGTGCCCATGATGCCGCACATGATGCCTCCGCGTCCTTTGTTTCCAGCCGCCATGGCCACAACAtcggcggcagctgctgcggcggcggccCATCATCACCACGCCGCCGCCATGGCTCAACAAAAGCCAACATTTCCAGCGTACAG TAATGCTACCATAAGTGCTCCGCCTACCACCAATCATGCTGGTGGCGCATCCAGCGCACCACCAAGTGGTCCGCCAGATGctcagcaacaccagcagcgaCCTCCAGCTCCACCGGCGGCAAGCGGAACTtccgctgctgctgtgacCACAAAGATTATGCATCCACAGGAGGACCTGAGTCTGGAAGAATTGCGCGCGCGCCAACCGAAAATACAAGCACGGTTGGCGGCCGCTTTGGCTTCACTGGCGAATCCACAAAGTCGCAAGAGTCCCAGCAACAATGGTGGCCCCTCTACGTCGATTCCCACCACTCCGCCGCCCCCGTCGCTGGCCGGGATCTCGCCCACGGGTAGCAATAGCAGCAGTGGCATGGCTAACTCGATTGTCGTCTCCGCAGCCATGTCGAAGGCCCAGGAAGTGAGTTCTTATCATAGTTATAGAAACCATAgtcaatataaataa
- the BuGZ gene encoding Bub3 interacting GLEBS and zinc finger domain protein, isoform D, protein MGRKKKKASKPWCWYCNREFDDEKILVQHQKAKHFKCHICHKKLYTGPGLSIHCMQVHKETVDKVPNSLPNRSNIEVEIFGMDGIPAEDLRDHERQKNGGKSDSDDDEPVAKKKVEYAMSVPPPMMMPPNMMPPHMLGQYGMGMMQHMPPLPPYPVPMMPHMMPPRPLFPAAMATTSAAAAAAAAHHHHAAAMAQQKPTFPAYSNATISAPPTTNHAGGASSAPPSGPPDAQQHQQRPPAPPAASGTSAAAVTTKIMHPQEDLSLEELRARQPKIQARLAAALASLANPQSRKSPSNNGGPSTSIPTTPPPPSLAGISPTGSNSSSGMANSIVVSAAMSKAQENAALVAVAQAQAHAHAHAAQVQAQAQAQAVVQAQVQAAHVAHAVAAQQQAVQQQQAAQQQQQAAVQQQAAVQQQQQQQQAAVQQQQAAQQQVKQLEELNRAVMLQRFQAARQPGNPGAAAAAAAAAAVGMMPLPGHMQLMQPMLRPAMAIGPHGTLIGGNMLRAGGPGLHGMPAGLLPMQIGLPGMPGALPAGAMAMPGMGVMLQGHPNMLQMMQPRFR, encoded by the exons ATGGGacgcaagaagaagaaggccTCCAAACCCTGGTGCTG GTACTGCAACCGTGAGTTCGATGACGAAAAGATCCTTGTGCAGCACCAGAAGGCCAAGCACTTCAAATGCCACATCTGCCACAAGAAGTTGTACACCGGACCCGGACTATCCATACACTGCATGCAGGTGCACAAGGAAACGGTGGACAAGGTCCCCAACTCGCTGCCCAATCGCTCAAATATTGAAGTCGAAATCTTTGGCATGGACGGCATTCCCGCCGAGGATCTCAGGGATCACGAACGTCAGAAGAATGGTGGCAAGTCTGATTCGGACGATGATGAACCGGTGGCCAAAAAGAAAGTAGAAT ATGCCATGAGTGTACCGCCGCCTATGATGATGCCCCCGAACATGATGCCACCGCACATGCTGGGGCAGTACGGCATGGGCATGATGCAGCACATGCCGCCACTGCCTCCGTATCCAGTGCCCATGATGCCGCACATGATGCCTCCGCGTCCTTTGTTTCCAGCCGCCATGGCCACAACAtcggcggcagctgctgcggcggcggccCATCATCACCACGCCGCCGCCATGGCTCAACAAAAGCCAACATTTCCAGCGTACAG TAATGCTACCATAAGTGCTCCGCCTACCACCAATCATGCTGGTGGCGCATCCAGCGCACCACCAAGTGGTCCGCCAGATGctcagcaacaccagcagcgaCCTCCAGCTCCACCGGCGGCAAGCGGAACTtccgctgctgctgtgacCACAAAGATTATGCATCCACAGGAGGACCTGAGTCTGGAAGAATTGCGCGCGCGCCAACCGAAAATACAAGCACGGTTGGCGGCCGCTTTGGCTTCACTGGCGAATCCACAAAGTCGCAAGAGTCCCAGCAACAATGGTGGCCCCTCTACGTCGATTCCCACCACTCCGCCGCCCCCGTCGCTGGCCGGGATCTCGCCCACGGGTAGCAATAGCAGCAGTGGCATGGCTAACTCGATTGTCGTCTCCGCAGCCATGTCGAAGGCCCAGGAA AACGCCGCTCTAGTTGCCGTGGCACAGGCGcaggcacacgcacacgcacatgcTGCCCAGGTGCAGGCCCAAGCGCAAGCCCAGGCCGTGGTCCAAGCTCAGGTGCAAGCCGCGCATGTGGCACACGCTGTGGCAGCACAGCAGCAGGCagtacagcagcaacaggcggctcagcagcaacagcaagccGCTGTGCAACAGCAGGCGgcggtgcagcagcagcaacaacaacaacaggcggcggtgcagcagcagcaggcggcgcAGCAGCAGGTCAAACAACTGGAGGAACTGAATCGGGCTGTGATGCTCCAGCGCTTTCAGGCTGCCCGACAGCCTGGGAATCCCGGtgcggcagcagcggctgcGGCGGCCGCAGCCGTCGGCATG ATGCCGCTCCCTGGGCACATGCAGCTTATGCAGCCGATGCTGAGACCGGCCATGGCCATTGGACCCCATGGAACTCTCATCGGTGGGAATATGCTTAGAGCCGGTGGCCCCGGATTACACGGCATGCCTGCAG GTCTACTGCCGATGCAGATTGGACTACCGGGAATGCC
- the BuGZ gene encoding Bub3 interacting GLEBS and zinc finger domain protein, isoform G — MGRKKKKASKPWCWYCNREFDDEKILVQHQKAKHFKCHICHKKLYTGPGLSIHCMQVHKETVDKVPNSLPNRSNIEVEIFGMDGIPAEDLRDHERQKNGGKSDSDDDEPVAKKKVEYAMSVPPPMMMPPNMMPPHMLGQYGMGMMQHMPPLPPYPVPMMPHMMPPRPLFPAAMATTSAAAAAAAAHHHHAAAMAQQKPTFPAYSNATISAPPTTNHAGGASSAPPSGPPDAQQHQQRPPAPPAASGTSAAAVTTKIMHPQEDLSLEELRARQPKIQARLAAALASLANPQSRKSPSNNGGPSTSIPTTPPPPSLAGISPTGSNSSSGMANSIVVSAAMSKAQENAALVAVAQAQAHAHAHAAQVQAQAQAQAVVQAQVQAAHVAHAVAAQQQAVQQQQAAQQQQQAAVQQQAAVQQQQQQQQAAVQQQQAAQQQVKQLEELNRAVMLQRFQAARQPGNPGAAAAAAAAAAVGMVSL, encoded by the exons ATGGGacgcaagaagaagaaggccTCCAAACCCTGGTGCTG GTACTGCAACCGTGAGTTCGATGACGAAAAGATCCTTGTGCAGCACCAGAAGGCCAAGCACTTCAAATGCCACATCTGCCACAAGAAGTTGTACACCGGACCCGGACTATCCATACACTGCATGCAGGTGCACAAGGAAACGGTGGACAAGGTCCCCAACTCGCTGCCCAATCGCTCAAATATTGAAGTCGAAATCTTTGGCATGGACGGCATTCCCGCCGAGGATCTCAGGGATCACGAACGTCAGAAGAATGGTGGCAAGTCTGATTCGGACGATGATGAACCGGTGGCCAAAAAGAAAGTAGAAT ATGCCATGAGTGTACCGCCGCCTATGATGATGCCCCCGAACATGATGCCACCGCACATGCTGGGGCAGTACGGCATGGGCATGATGCAGCACATGCCGCCACTGCCTCCGTATCCAGTGCCCATGATGCCGCACATGATGCCTCCGCGTCCTTTGTTTCCAGCCGCCATGGCCACAACAtcggcggcagctgctgcggcggcggccCATCATCACCACGCCGCCGCCATGGCTCAACAAAAGCCAACATTTCCAGCGTACAG TAATGCTACCATAAGTGCTCCGCCTACCACCAATCATGCTGGTGGCGCATCCAGCGCACCACCAAGTGGTCCGCCAGATGctcagcaacaccagcagcgaCCTCCAGCTCCACCGGCGGCAAGCGGAACTtccgctgctgctgtgacCACAAAGATTATGCATCCACAGGAGGACCTGAGTCTGGAAGAATTGCGCGCGCGCCAACCGAAAATACAAGCACGGTTGGCGGCCGCTTTGGCTTCACTGGCGAATCCACAAAGTCGCAAGAGTCCCAGCAACAATGGTGGCCCCTCTACGTCGATTCCCACCACTCCGCCGCCCCCGTCGCTGGCCGGGATCTCGCCCACGGGTAGCAATAGCAGCAGTGGCATGGCTAACTCGATTGTCGTCTCCGCAGCCATGTCGAAGGCCCAGGAA AACGCCGCTCTAGTTGCCGTGGCACAGGCGcaggcacacgcacacgcacatgcTGCCCAGGTGCAGGCCCAAGCGCAAGCCCAGGCCGTGGTCCAAGCTCAGGTGCAAGCCGCGCATGTGGCACACGCTGTGGCAGCACAGCAGCAGGCagtacagcagcaacaggcggctcagcagcaacagcaagccGCTGTGCAACAGCAGGCGgcggtgcagcagcagcaacaacaacaacaggcggcggtgcagcagcagcaggcggcgcAGCAGCAGGTCAAACAACTGGAGGAACTGAATCGGGCTGTGATGCTCCAGCGCTTTCAGGCTGCCCGACAGCCTGGGAATCCCGGtgcggcagcagcggctgcGGCGGCCGCAGCCGTCGGCATGGTAAGTCTCTAA
- the BuGZ gene encoding Bub3 interacting GLEBS and zinc finger domain protein, isoform E, which yields MGRKKKKASKPWYCNREFDDEKILVQHQKAKHFKCHICHKKLYTGPGLSIHCMQVHKETVDKVPNSLPNRSNIEVEIFGMDGIPAEDLRDHERQKNGGKSDSDDDEPVAKKKVEYAMSVPPPMMMPPNMMPPHMLGQYGMGMMQHMPPLPPYPVPMMPHMMPPRPLFPAAMATTSAAAAAAAAHHHHAAAMAQQKPTFPAYSNATISAPPTTNHAGGASSAPPSGPPDAQQHQQRPPAPPAASGTSAAAVTTKIMHPQEDLSLEELRARQPKIQARLAAALASLANPQSRKSPSNNGGPSTSIPTTPPPPSLAGISPTGSNSSSGMANSIVVSAAMSKAQENAALVAVAQAQAHAHAHAAQVQAQAQAQAVVQAQVQAAHVAHAVAAQQQAVQQQQAAQQQQQAAVQQQAAVQQQQQQQQAAVQQQQAAQQQVKQLEELNRAVMLQRFQAARQPGNPGAAAAAAAAAAVGMMPLPGHMQLMQPMLRPAMAIGPHGTLIGGNMLRAGGPGLHGMPADIHYDCGLGLLPMQIGLPGMPGALPAGAMAMPGMGVMLQGHPNMLQMMQPRFR from the exons ATGGGacgcaagaagaagaaggccTCCAAACCCTG GTACTGCAACCGTGAGTTCGATGACGAAAAGATCCTTGTGCAGCACCAGAAGGCCAAGCACTTCAAATGCCACATCTGCCACAAGAAGTTGTACACCGGACCCGGACTATCCATACACTGCATGCAGGTGCACAAGGAAACGGTGGACAAGGTCCCCAACTCGCTGCCCAATCGCTCAAATATTGAAGTCGAAATCTTTGGCATGGACGGCATTCCCGCCGAGGATCTCAGGGATCACGAACGTCAGAAGAATGGTGGCAAGTCTGATTCGGACGATGATGAACCGGTGGCCAAAAAGAAAGTAGAAT ATGCCATGAGTGTACCGCCGCCTATGATGATGCCCCCGAACATGATGCCACCGCACATGCTGGGGCAGTACGGCATGGGCATGATGCAGCACATGCCGCCACTGCCTCCGTATCCAGTGCCCATGATGCCGCACATGATGCCTCCGCGTCCTTTGTTTCCAGCCGCCATGGCCACAACAtcggcggcagctgctgcggcggcggccCATCATCACCACGCCGCCGCCATGGCTCAACAAAAGCCAACATTTCCAGCGTACAG TAATGCTACCATAAGTGCTCCGCCTACCACCAATCATGCTGGTGGCGCATCCAGCGCACCACCAAGTGGTCCGCCAGATGctcagcaacaccagcagcgaCCTCCAGCTCCACCGGCGGCAAGCGGAACTtccgctgctgctgtgacCACAAAGATTATGCATCCACAGGAGGACCTGAGTCTGGAAGAATTGCGCGCGCGCCAACCGAAAATACAAGCACGGTTGGCGGCCGCTTTGGCTTCACTGGCGAATCCACAAAGTCGCAAGAGTCCCAGCAACAATGGTGGCCCCTCTACGTCGATTCCCACCACTCCGCCGCCCCCGTCGCTGGCCGGGATCTCGCCCACGGGTAGCAATAGCAGCAGTGGCATGGCTAACTCGATTGTCGTCTCCGCAGCCATGTCGAAGGCCCAGGAA AACGCCGCTCTAGTTGCCGTGGCACAGGCGcaggcacacgcacacgcacatgcTGCCCAGGTGCAGGCCCAAGCGCAAGCCCAGGCCGTGGTCCAAGCTCAGGTGCAAGCCGCGCATGTGGCACACGCTGTGGCAGCACAGCAGCAGGCagtacagcagcaacaggcggctcagcagcaacagcaagccGCTGTGCAACAGCAGGCGgcggtgcagcagcagcaacaacaacaacaggcggcggtgcagcagcagcaggcggcgcAGCAGCAGGTCAAACAACTGGAGGAACTGAATCGGGCTGTGATGCTCCAGCGCTTTCAGGCTGCCCGACAGCCTGGGAATCCCGGtgcggcagcagcggctgcGGCGGCCGCAGCCGTCGGCATG ATGCCGCTCCCTGGGCACATGCAGCTTATGCAGCCGATGCTGAGACCGGCCATGGCCATTGGACCCCATGGAACTCTCATCGGTGGGAATATGCTTAGAGCCGGTGGCCCCGGATTACACGGCATGCCTGCAG ATATACATTATGATTGCGGTTTAGGTCTACTGCCGATGCAGATTGGACTACCGGGAATGCC